The Daucus carota subsp. sativus chromosome 2, DH1 v3.0, whole genome shotgun sequence genome includes a window with the following:
- the LOC108207117 gene encoding uncharacterized protein LOC108207117, with product MASTNPGSVMEIDVVPHQIEIGKSVFVHAFWCLKAMIDGWQHARPVNSIDSTLLKGKYNGKLQVAVGVDANNHQYPICFALVDEETTENWSWFLRLLRRHVCRERLGVCIIWDHAPGILAAVNDECNGFTEPFGVHRYCLHHVRSNFYKHHPGNELKMYMWLAGRTPQIRKHEAYMKQISSISPQALTYLREINPALWTICHETGHARYGQATTNVIESFNGNIRQARFLPVTAMMEFLFYKTVRMVNKERNAALESMQEGHELCLRARRMLETNIERANAHRVETFHRQTGLYFIKTRRYRFKGAEKGENTQVVDIKGGTCTCGKWACHRLSCSHLISGCNRNSINWKQWIGLYHYTPVLQDMWEPMIYPLPVAVIGMCNSH from the coding sequence ATGGCAAGTACAAATCCAGGGAGTGTaatggagattgatgtggttCCACATCAAATTGAGATTGGCAAATCTGTATTTGTTCACGCATTTTGGTGTTTGAAGGCGATGATTGATGGCTGGCAGCATGCTCGCCCGGTCAATTCAATTGATAGTACATTGCTCAAAGGAAAGTACAATGGAAAGTTGCAGGTTGCGGTGGGAGTGGACGCTAACAACCACCAATATCCAATCTGTTTTGCCCTCGTGGATGAGGAGACTACGGAGAACTGGTCCTGGTTCCTACGTCTTCTACGAAGACATGTATGCCGAGAGAGGCTTGGCGTTTGTATCATATGGGACCATGCCCCCGGGATCCTCGCTGCAGTGAATGACGAGTGTAACGGCTTCACTGAACCTTTTGGTGTTCACAGATACTGCCTCCACCATGTGAGAAGCAACTTCTACAAACATCACCCGGGAAATGAGTTGAAGATGTACATGTGGCTAGCAGGCCGAACACCACAAATAAGAAAGCACGAGGCTTACATGAAACAGATTTCCAGCATTTCTCCCCAAGCGTTGACATATTTGCGGGAGATAAATCCTGCCTTGTGGACCATCTGTCATGAAACAGGCCACGCTCGTTACGGTCAGGCCACTACCAACGTGATAGAGAGTTTCAATGGCAACATTCGACAAGCTCGCTTCCTACCGGTCACCGCAATGATGGAATTCCTCTTTTACAAAACTGTAAGGATGGTGAACAAGGAGAGAAACGCTGCTCTAGAAAGCATGCAAGAAGGTCATGAACTCTGCCTACGAGCGAGGAGAATGTTGGAGACCAATATTGAGAGGGCTAACGCCCACCGCGTTGAAACATTTCACCGGCAAACCGGTTTATACTTCATAAAGACGCGTAGGTACAGGTTCAAAGGTGCGGAAAAGGGCGAAAACACACAGGTCGTGGACATCAAAGGGGGTACTTGCACGTGCGGGAAATGGGCCTGTCATCGCCTTTCATGTTCTCATTTGATATCTGGGTGTAATCGTAATTCCATAAACTGGAAACAGTGGATTGGTCTTTACCACTACACTCCTGTTTTGCAAGATATGTGGGAGCCTATGATATATCCGTTACCAGTAGCGGTTATTGGGATGTGCAACTCCCATTAG
- the LOC108208162 gene encoding cation/H(+) antiporter 18, translating to MVSNGTVKCPSPMKAMSNGVFQGDDPLDYALPLAILQICIVLVLSRFLAYLLKPLRQPRVIAEIVGGILLGPSALGRNKSFLNAVFPPRSLTVLDTLANLGLLFFLFLVGLELDPKSLRRTGKKSLCIALSGISVPFVLGIGVSYVLRGSVSKGVNEGPFLVFMGVALSITAFPVLARILAELKLLTTDVGRMAMSAAAVNDVAAWILLALAIALSGTGRSPLISLWVLLCGAGFVLACTFIVPPLFKRMAKHCPEGEPVDEVYVCAILALVLAAGFVTDTIGIHALFGAFVIGVLVPKEGPIAAALVEKVEDLVSGLLLPLYFVSSGLKTDVTTIQGAQSWGLLALVIFTACFGKIVGTVVVSLLSKVPFQEAIALGVLMNTKGLVELIVLNIGKDRGVLNDQTFAILVLMALVTTFMTTPIVIAVYKPAKKLAKAVYKHRTVQRTDTNSQLRILACFHSSRDIPSLINLIEASRGIGKKEGLRVYAMHLMELSERSSAMLMVHKARRNGLPFWNSTQNSDSTQIVFAFEAFQQLSRVSIRPTTAISPMSSMHEDICSSADSKRAAMIILPFHKHQRLDGQLETTRADFRIVNRKVLEHAPCSVGLLVDRGLGGPTHIPASNVNSVMIVLFFGGRDDHEALAYGARMAEHPGITVTIVRFVLQPKIRGQVVHINMDDFPNADESNFDDEILDAYKKNVSEDTSITYEERVVNNAAETIEAIREYNRCNLFLVGRMPEGEVPEALKTKGECPELGPIGSLLTSPQFSTTASVLVVQQYHSQLSTHSLASLKEEGDAEDTDKGYSDSN from the exons ATGGTGTCGAATGGAACGGTGAAGTGTCCGAGCCCGATGAAAGCTATGTCTAATGGGGTGTTCCAGGGAGATGATCCTCTTGATTATGCACTTCCTCTGGCGATTCTGCAGATATGTATTGTGCTTGTGCTCTCCAGGTTTCTCGCGTACCTTCTGAAACCTTTGCGGCAGCCTAGAGTCATTGCTGAGATTGTC GGCGGAATTTTACTTGGTCCATCAGCACTTGGTCGCAACAAAAGCTTTCTCAATGCAGTATTTCCTCCTAGAAGTCTCACAGTGCTGGATACGCTAGCTAATCTCGGTCTCCTCTTCTTTTTGTTCCTGGTTGGGCTCGAGTTGGACCCAAAATCTCTTCGTCGGACAGGAAAGAAATCTTTGTGCATTGCCCTTTCAGGAATAAGCGTCCCTTTTGTGTTAGGAATTGGAGTATCATATGTCCTTCGTGGAAGTGTTTCCAAGGGTGTAAATGAAGGACCTTTTCTTGTTTTCATGGGAGTGGCCCTTTCGATTACTGCTTTCCCTGTCTTGGCTCGAATCCTTGCTGAGCTTAAACTTTTGACGACTGATGTTGGGAGAATGGCAATGTCTGCAGCAGCAGTTAATGATGTTGCAGCCTGGATTCTACTAGCTCTTGCCATTGCGCTCTCTGGAACTGGACGCTCCCCTCTCATTTCACTATGGGTTCTTCTTTGTGGTGCAGGTTTTGTGTTGGCTTGCACATTTATTGTTCCACCTCTATTTAAGAGGATGGCCAAACATTGCCCTGAAGGCGAACCAGTTGATGAAGTTTATGTCTGTGCTATTTTAGCATTAGTTTTGGCTGCAGGGTTTGTAACTGATACTATCGGTATCCATGCTCTCTTTGGGGCATTTGTGATTGGAGTTCTTGTTCCAAAGGAAGGACCGATTGCTGCAGCTCTTGTTGAAAAAGTCGAGGATCTTGTTTCTGGCCTTCTTCTCCCATTGTATTTCGTCTCAAGTGGTTTGAAAACTGATGTGACCACCATTCAAGGTGCTCAGTCATGGGGTCTCCTTGCTTTGGTCATATTTACTGCTTGTTTTGGGAAGATTGTGGGCACGGTTGTGGTGTCACTTCTGTCTAAAGTTCCCTTTCAGGAGGCTATTGCTCTAGGTGTTCTGATGAACACCAAGGGTTTGGTGGAGCTCATCGTCCTTAACATTGGAAAAGACAGAGGG GTATTGAATGACCAAACGTTTGCCATTTTGGTTCTGATGGCACTCGTCACTACTTTCATGACAACGCCAATAGTTATTGCAGTATACAAACCAGCTAAAAAGTTGGCTAAAGCTGTATACAAGCATAGAACAGTTCAGAGGACTGACACCAACTCTCAACTCCGGATATTGGCCTGCTTCCATAGTTCTAGGGACATCCCCTCTCTGATCAATCTCATTGAGGCTTCTCGTGGGATAGGGAAGAAAGAAGGACTTCGTGTTTATGCCATGCACTTAATGGAGCTGTCGGAGAGGTCATCTGCTATGCTTATGGTTCATAAGGCGAGAAGGAATGGACTCCCCTTCTGGAATTCGACACAGAATTCTGATTCCACCCAAATTGTTTTTGCCTTTGAAGCTTTCCAACAATTAAGTCGAGTCTCCATTAGGCCAACAACAGCAATTTCACCAATGTCCAGTATGCACGAGGACATCTGCAGCAGCGCTGATAGTAAACGGGCTGCTATGATAATTCTCCCATTTCACAAGCATCAGAGGCTAGATGGACAACTAGAGACAACTAGAGCTGATTTTAGAATTGTGAACCGCAAAGTTCTTGAGCATGCACCTTGCTCAGTTGGTTTATTAGTTGATCGCGGACTTGGTGGACCAACACATATACCTGCCAGCAATGTTAACTCTGTCATGATTGTCCTTTTCTTTGGAGGCCGTGATGATCACGAAGCACTTGCTTATGGGGCAAGGATGGCTGAGCACCCTGGTATAACTGTGACCATTGTTCGTTTTGTGCTGCAGCCTAAAATCCGGGGACAGGTTGTCCACATCAACATGGATGATTTTCCAAATGCTGATGAAAGTAACTTCGATGATGAAATTCTTGACGCCTATAAGAAAAATGTGTCAGAAGACACCTCAATCACATACGAAGAGAGAGTAGTGAATAATGCTGCAGAAACAATTGAGGCAATCCGTGAGTATAATAGGTGCAATCTGTTTCTAGTTGGAAGAATGCCCGAGGGCGAGGTACCTGAAGCCTTAAAAACAAAAGGTGAGTGCCCGGAACTGGGGCCAATTGGTAGCTTGTTAACATCTCCACAATTCTCAACAACAGCATCAGTTTTGGTGGTGCAGCAGTATCATAGCCAGCTGTCTACGCATTCCTTGGCTTCACTCAAGGAGGAAGGAGACGCAGAAGACACCGACAAGGGATACTCTGATTCTAACTGA